A genomic segment from Anabas testudineus chromosome 6, fAnaTes1.2, whole genome shotgun sequence encodes:
- the mical2b gene encoding protein-methionine sulfoxide oxidase mical2b isoform X3, giving the protein MGETEDERTAQACQLFENFVQASTCKGTLQAFSILCRQLELDPLDHSNFYNLLKAAVSTWKVKALWTKLDKRAQHKVYDQNKACQGTRCLIIGGGPCGLRTAIELTLLGCKVVVIEKRHTFSRNNVLHLWPFTIHDLRGLGAKKFYGKFCAGSLDHISIRQLQLMLLKVSLILGVEIHVNVEFIKLVEPPAEQTDDSPGWRADVRPSSHPVSDFNFDVVIGADGRKNTLDGFTRKEFRGKLAIAITANFINRNTTAEAKVEEISGVAFIFNQKFFLELKEETGIDLENIVYYRDNTHYFVMTAKKQSLLDKGVILNDYIETERLLGADNVNQEALLSYAREAADFGTNYQLPSLDYAINHYGQPDVAMFDFTSMYASENAALIREKHGRQLLVALVGDSLLEPFWPMGTGCARGFLAAFDTAWMVRGWAQGKSPLEILAERESIYRLLPQTTTENISKNFEQYTIDPATRYPNLNSTCVRPHQVRHLYIDGQQDLCNLESGGPTRRSVNLSRKESEVRPGRLLTWCQKQTQGYRGVHVTNLTSSWKNGLALCALIHHHRPRLIDYDSLNEEDVAGNNQLAFDVAEREFGIQPVTTGKEMATQAEPDKLLVVLYLSKFYEAFRNSPINNGTRAPDENSEEYSSKTNHKVLNTPQPRKRVPRDDKKLEDDSVNKRRRKGNHYLTELSCHSAPPIGEDGELRENKVRSMATQLLAKFEENSSTAQTRSKDESPFDPSSSPSTTPLPLSDEDDDYDEEEEEREERENPRFAKPKDTPSPPPPPSVPPAHPKWQVNASTSSPFSSLPPPSASVSKSSTAYPVVHPVPDPTAQAGFSPVSSPLYTAEHKDKIRKDTSTPSMYTDCEKTQQKPSLNVDSSSFNKASAALSLPCCDKSQEISSPQSDTNCENGNLPVSLLHKCLRICESSLNKNHKCEQEEGHRTLEDSKLNELDHMKCNGSCALENPRRITQESVVCSESCQTGAPSYTKERTVGKVSSAIDAKAQILAILYETDHRPNAMPCVARKDFPPGLGGSDICHFCTKRVYVMERLSAEGYFFHRECFRCDVCKCTLRLGGHTFDSQEAKFYCKMHYAQRQSSTHLSRFGRRMKDHSCTAPSSLDNGSYSSSGSVQIQLPGGASSLQSEQPDNDQNAVPEDTEMAVDALDAFCIVKSTAHDTTGAKGQSQDRTKGHCKIKKNNRWKSKIQAPFSFIKTFPKSGPLEKKEGQEGVSEADFEEITEETQTVCQNYDGSSKASADAKQPAERSESHEEGSATAQTVCSSSTPKKRLMIPLSEKEKLLDWEMKVTSEENPINTKATQQHEDQVPAETEADKLHKDSSQDGEPSQSQASASSLSAFQLIANAFRRKFSVTNPSRSSNTAVIMRPTRDRSRKKRPMSEGAFNLGSLFSTESLEPSGEEKAAAKPESWWASIEADPWGAGQDLPSLLQQVSLKGQRDSGGVFSDNMGSLSRKRVNLFSSLRLKKRELSDSEGKDHEIQKEIKTILTNLRNKASSQQNLEESSSSEDENENLTFNHKLCAERQRMKQEKTVAQQAKREQLKRLHRAQMIQRQLEEVGEKQRDLEERGVAIEKIIRGETDSCQTHDSDETQLYQSWFKLVLEKNRLARYESELMIFAQELELEDTQSRLQQDLRRRMAVEDTKKSASELQEEQEILSDIMKMVEKRDMLVSILEEQRLKERAEDRDLESLVLSKGYEFHWVQADDSWEQEKLDCED; this is encoded by the exons ATGGGTGAGACGGAGGATGAGCGCACAGCCCAGGCCTGCCAGCTCTTTGAGAACTTTGTCCAGGCGTCCACATGTAAAGGGACTCTGCAGGCCTTCAGCATCCTCTGCAGGCAGCTGGAACTGGATCCTCTGGACCACAGCAACTTCTACAACTTGTTGAAGGCTGCAGTCAGCACGTGGAAGGTCAAGGCTCTGTGGACCAAGCTAGACAAAAGGGCACAGCACAAGGTCTACGACCAGAATAAAGCCTGCCAGGGCACCAGG TGTCTGATCATCGGAGGGGGTCCTTGTGGCCTGCGAACAGCCATTGAGCTCACCCTGCTGGGCTGCAAGGTTGTGGTGATTGAGAAGAGACACACTTTCTCCAGGAACAATGTGCTGCATCTTTGGCCCTTTACCATCCATGACCTCAGAGGCCTCGGAGCCAAGAAGTTCTACGGCAAGTTCTGTGCCGGCTCTCTCGACCACATCA GTATCCGTCAGCTCCAACTGATGCTGCTGAAAGTAAGTCTGATTCTGGGAGTGGAGATTCATGTCAACGTGGAGTTCATCAAACTTGTGGAGCCACCAGCCGAGCAGACGGATgaca gCCCTGGGTGGAGAGCAGATGTCCGGCCTTCCAGCCATCCCGTCTCGGACTTCAACTTTGACGTGGTGATTGGAGCCGACGGGCGCAAAAACACATTAGATG GTTTCACTCGCAAAGAGTTTCGTGGTAAGTTGGCCATTGCCATCACTGCAAACTTTATCAACAGGAATACCACAGCTGAGGCCAAGGTGGAAGAAATCAGTGGCGTGGCCTTCATCTTTAACCAAAAGTTCTTTCTGGAGCTCAAGGAGGAGACAG GAATCGACTTGGAGAACATAGTTTACTACAGAGACAACACCCACTACTTTGTCATGACAGCGAAGAAGCAGAGTCTGCTAGACAAAGGGGTCATCTTAAAT GACTATATAGAAACAGAGAGACTGCTGGGTGCTGACAACGTCAACCAGGAAGCATTGCTCTCCTATGCCCGTGAGGCAGCCGACTTTGGCACAAACTACCAGCTGCCATCCCTGGACTACGCCATCAACCACTACGGGCAGCCAGATGTAGCCATGTTTGACTTCACCAGCATGTACGCTTCAGAGAATGCTGCCTTAATCCGGGAGAAACATGGACGGCAGCTCCTTGTTGCGCTGGTGGGAGATAGTCTGCTTGAG CCCTTCTGGCCGATGGGTACAGGCTGTGCTCGGGGCTTTCTGGCAGCCTTTGACACAGCCTGGATGGTGAGGGGCTGGGCACAGGGCAAAAGCCCACTAGAGATACTGGCTGAGAg GGAGAGCATTTATAGACTGCTGCCTCAGACCACCACAGAAAACATCAGTAAGAACTTTGAACAGTACACCATTGATCCTGCTACTCGTTACCCCAACCTCAACTCCACCTGTGTACGCCCACATCAG GTTCGTCACCTGTACATTGATGGCCAACAGGACTTGTGTAACCTTGAAAGTGGAGGCCCCACACGTAGATCAGTCAACTTGTCCAGAAAAG AGTCTGAGGTGCGTCCTGGCCGCCTACTGACCTGGTGTCAGAAGCAGACCCAGGGCTACAGAGGAGTCCACGTCACCAACCTGACATCTTCCTGGAAGAACGGCCTGGCCCTCTGTGCTCTCATACACCACCACAGGCCTAGGCTTAT TGATTATGACTCTCTGAACGAGGAGGATGTTGCTGGGAATAATCAGTTGGCATTCGATGTGGCTGAGCGAGAGTTCGGTATCCAGCCAGTGACGACAGGAAAGGAGATGGCTACACAGGCTGAACCAGACAAGCTGCTGGTGGTCCTCTACCTCTCCAAGTTCTACGAGGCCTTTAGGAATTCCCCAATAAACAATG GTACAAGAGCACCAGATGAAAATAGTGAAGAATATTCATCGAAAACCAACCACAAAGTACTGAACACGCCTCAGCCCAGGAAGAGGGTACCCAGG GATGACAAGAAACTGGAAGACGATTCTGTCAACAAGAGACGGCGAAAGGGCAACCACTACCTCACTGAG TTGTCCTGTCACAGTGCGCCCCCTATTGGTGAGGATGGAGAGCTGCGGGAGAATAAGGTCCGCTCCATGGCAACTCAGCTGCTGGCCAAATTTGAGGAGAACTCATCAACAGCACAGACACGCAGCAAG GATGAGAGCCCATTTGAtccatcttcctctccttccaccACCCCGCTCCCTCTTtcagatgaggatgatgactatgatgaggaagaagaggagagggaggagagagaaaacccTCGTTTTGCAAAGCCCAAAGACAcaccctctccccctcctcctccttctgttcCTCCTGCTCACCCAAAATGGCAG GTGAACGCATCCACTTCCTCCCCTTTttcttcacttcctcctccatctgccTCTGTATCCAAGAGCTCCACTGCTTACCCTGTTGTTCACCCTGTCCCTGACCCCACTGCCCAGGCTGGTTTCtcccctgtctcctctcctttgtACACTGCTGAACACAAAGACAAGATTCGGAAAGACACATCTACTCCCTCAATGTACACTGactgtgaaaaaacacagcaaaaaccCTCTCTTAATGTTGATTCCTCCTCCTTCAACAAAGCATCTGCTGCCCTTTCTTTGCCTTGCTGTGACAAGAGCCAGGAGATCTCTTCTCCCCAATCTGACACCAACTGTGAAAATGGAAACCTTCCAGTCTCTTTGCTGCACAAGTGCCTGAGGATATGTGAGAGTTCTCTGAATAAGAATCATAAATGTGAGCAGGAAGAGGGCCACAGAACTCTTGAAGAtagtaaattaaatgaactTGATCACATGAAG TGCAATGGGAGCTGTGCTCTTGAGAATCCCAGAAGAATCACTCAAGAGTCAGTCGTCTGCTCTGAGAGTTGTCAAACTGGAGCTCCTAGTTACACTAAAGAG CGTACAGTTGGAAAGGTATCATCAGCCATAGACGCTAAAGCTCAGATACTGGCTATCCTCTATGAGACAGACCACCGGCCCAATGCCATGCCG TGCGTGGCACGTAAGGACTTTCCTCCTGGGCTCGGCGGCAGTGACATCTGCCACTTCTGCACCAAGAGGGTGTATGTGATGGAGAGACTAAGCGCAGAGGGCTACTTCTTTCATCGGGAGTGTTTCCGTTGTGACGTCTGCAAGTGCACCCTCCGTCTGGGAGGACACACTTTTGATTCACAGGAGG CAAAGTTCTACTGCAAGATGCATTATGCCCAGCGCCAATCCAGCACTCACTTAAGCAGGTTCGGAAGGAGAATG AAGGACCATAGCTGTACCGCACCCTCGTCGCTGGACAACGGGAGCTACTCATCGTCGGGCAGCGTTCAGATCCAACTACCAG gTGGGGCATCCAGCTTGCAATCGGAGCAGCCTGATAACGATCAGAATGCAGTTCCTGAAGACACAGAAATGGCTGTAGATGCTCTGGATGCTTTCTGCATCGTGAAATCCACAGCACATGACACCACAGGGGCCAAAGGCCAAAGCCAGGACAGAACCAAAG GTCATTGTAAAATCAAAAAGAATAATAGATGGAAAAGCAAGATCCAAGCAC CCTTCAGCTTCATTAAGACCTTCCCAAAAAGCGGgccactggaaaaaaaagagggacaAGAGGGCGTCTCTGAAGCGGACTTTGAGGAGATCACAGAAGAAACCCAAACAGTATGCCAg AACTACGATGGCAGTTCTAAGGCATCTGCTGATGCCAAGCAACCTGCCGAGAGAAGTGAGAGTCATGAAGAAGGCTCAGCTACAGCACAGACAGTCTGCAGCTCGTCCACCCCGAAGAAACGCTTGATGATACCACTTTCTGAGAAAGAGAAGCTTCTAGACTGGGAAATGAAAGTCACATCAGAAGAAAATCCTATTAACACAAAGGCTACACAGCAACATGAAGACCAG GTaccagcagagacagaagcagaTAAGCTTCATAAAGACTCAAGCCAGGATGGAGAACCATCTCAGAGCCAAGCCTCTGCCTCGTCCCTCTCAGCTTTCCAGCTCATAGCCAACGCCTTCAGGAGGAAGTTTAGTGTGACCAATCCCTCCAGGAGCTCCAACACTGCAGTcataat GCGACCCACACGCGACAGGTCCCGCAAAAAAAGGCCCATGTCAGAGGGTGCGTTCAACCTTGGTTCCCTCTTTAGCACTGAGAGTTTGGAGCCATCTGGAGAGGAGAAGGCGGCAGCCAAGCCTGAATCTTGGTGGGCATCTATAGAGGCCGATCCATGGGGAGCGGGGCAAGACCTGCCCTCTTTGCTGCAGCAGGTGTCCCTAAAGGGCCAGAGGGACTCTGGAGGGGTGTTCTCTGACAACATGGGCTCATTGTCCCGTAAGAGGGTCAACCTCTTCTCTTCCCTGAGGCTGAAGAAGAGGGAGTTGTCTGACAGTGAAGGGAAAGACCACGAGAttcagaaggaaataaaaaccatCCTCACCAACCTCAGAAACAAAG CCTCTAGTCAACAGAATCTGGAGGAGTCTTCGTCCAGcgaggatgaaaatgaaaacctgaCATTCAATCACAAG CTGtgtgcagagagacagaggatgaaGCAGGAGAAGACGGTGGCGCAGCAGGCTAAAAGAGAACAGCTGAAGAGGCTTCATAGAGCTCAG ATGATCCAAAGACAACTTGAGGAAgttggagagaaacagagagaccTGGAGGAGAGGGGCGTGGCTATCGAAAAGATCATAAGAGGAGAAACGG ATTCATGTCAAACTCATGACAGTGATGAGACCCAGCTCTATCAGTCTTGGTTTAAACTTGTTCTGGAGAAGAACAGATTGGCTCGCTATGAGTCTGAACTCATGATCTT CGCCCAGGAGCTTGAACTGGAGGACACACAGAGCCGACTGCAACAAGATCTAAGACGCAGAATGGCAGTAGAAG ATACAAAGAAGAGTGCATCTGAGCTTCAGGAGGAGCAGGAAATTCTATCAGATATCATGAAGATGGTGGAGAAAAGAGACATGCTGGTCTCGATACTGGAGGAGCAGAGGCTGAAGGAGAGGGCTGAGGACAGGGACCTGGAGAGCCTCGTACTGTCCAAGGGATATGAATTCCACTGGGTCCAGGCAGATGACAGCTGGGAGCAGGAAAAACTGGACTGTGAGGACTGA
- the mical2b gene encoding protein-methionine sulfoxide oxidase mical2b isoform X2, with translation MGETEDERTAQACQLFENFVQASTCKGTLQAFSILCRQLELDPLDHSNFYNLLKAAVSTWKVKALWTKLDKRAQHKVYDQNKACQGTRCLIIGGGPCGLRTAIELTLLGCKVVVIEKRHTFSRNNVLHLWPFTIHDLRGLGAKKFYGKFCAGSLDHISIRQLQLMLLKVSLILGVEIHVNVEFIKLVEPPAEQTDDSPGWRADVRPSSHPVSDFNFDVVIGADGRKNTLDGFTRKEFRGKLAIAITANFINRNTTAEAKVEEISGVAFIFNQKFFLELKEETGIDLENIVYYRDNTHYFVMTAKKQSLLDKGVILNDYIETERLLGADNVNQEALLSYAREAADFGTNYQLPSLDYAINHYGQPDVAMFDFTSMYASENAALIREKHGRQLLVALVGDSLLEPFWPMGTGCARGFLAAFDTAWMVRGWAQGKSPLEILAERESIYRLLPQTTTENISKNFEQYTIDPATRYPNLNSTCVRPHQVRHLYIDGQQDLCNLESGGPTRRSVNLSRKESEVRPGRLLTWCQKQTQGYRGVHVTNLTSSWKNGLALCALIHHHRPRLIDYDSLNEEDVAGNNQLAFDVAEREFGIQPVTTGKEMATQAEPDKLLVVLYLSKFYEAFRNSPINNGTRAPDENSEEYSSKTNHKVLNTPQPRKRVPRDDKKLEDDSVNKRRRKGNHYLTELSCHSAPPIGEDGELRENKVRSMATQLLAKFEENSSTAQTRSKDESPFDPSSSPSTTPLPLSDEDDDYDEEEEEREERENPRFAKPKDTPSPPPPPSVPPAHPKWQPSIYLRLLEDPSSVAQQTCFLYSPKASFSQGDCSRSRSPSRSKSPLSPPRSPSPNVDEHCYPEHHFSASPLSSVDLPSQRSEDPVQQNKAPKLSTREFSGRSIKERAALLSSMFPGSNKPPSSLLSPLSDSKVNASTSSPFSSLPPPSASVSKSSTAYPVVHPVPDPTAQAGFSPVSSPLYTAEHKDKIRKDTSTPSMYTDCEKTQQKPSLNVDSSSFNKASAALSLPCCDKSQEISSPQSDTNCENGNLPVSLLHKCLRICESSLNKNHKCEQEEGHRTLEDSKLNELDHMKCNGSCALENPRRITQESVVCSESCQTGAPSYTKERTVGKVSSAIDAKAQILAILYETDHRPNAMPCVARKDFPPGLGGSDICHFCTKRVYVMERLSAEGYFFHRECFRCDVCKCTLRLGGHTFDSQEAKFYCKMHYAQRQSSTHLSRFGRRMKDHSCTAPSSLDNGSYSSSGSVQIQLPGGASSLQSEQPDNDQNAVPEDTEMAVDALDAFCIVKSTAHDTTGAKGQSQDRTKGHCKIKKNNRWKSKIQAPFSFIKTFPKSGPLEKKEGQEGVSEADFEEITEETQTNYDGSSKASADAKQPAERSESHEEGSATAQTVCSSSTPKKRLMIPLSEKEKLLDWEMKVTSEENPINTKATQQHEDQVPAETEADKLHKDSSQDGEPSQSQASASSLSAFQLIANAFRRKFSVTNPSRSSNTAVIMRPTRDRSRKKRPMSEGAFNLGSLFSTESLEPSGEEKAAAKPESWWASIEADPWGAGQDLPSLLQQVSLKGQRDSGGVFSDNMGSLSRKRVNLFSSLRLKKRELSDSEGKDHEIQKEIKTILTNLRNKASSQQNLEESSSSEDENENLTFNHKLCAERQRMKQEKTVAQQAKREQLKRLHRAQMIQRQLEEVGEKQRDLEERGVAIEKIIRGETDSCQTHDSDETQLYQSWFKLVLEKNRLARYESELMIFAQELELEDTQSRLQQDLRRRMAVEDTKKSASELQEEQEILSDIMKMVEKRDMLVSILEEQRLKERAEDRDLESLVLSKGYEFHWVQADDSWEQEKLDCED, from the exons ATGGGTGAGACGGAGGATGAGCGCACAGCCCAGGCCTGCCAGCTCTTTGAGAACTTTGTCCAGGCGTCCACATGTAAAGGGACTCTGCAGGCCTTCAGCATCCTCTGCAGGCAGCTGGAACTGGATCCTCTGGACCACAGCAACTTCTACAACTTGTTGAAGGCTGCAGTCAGCACGTGGAAGGTCAAGGCTCTGTGGACCAAGCTAGACAAAAGGGCACAGCACAAGGTCTACGACCAGAATAAAGCCTGCCAGGGCACCAGG TGTCTGATCATCGGAGGGGGTCCTTGTGGCCTGCGAACAGCCATTGAGCTCACCCTGCTGGGCTGCAAGGTTGTGGTGATTGAGAAGAGACACACTTTCTCCAGGAACAATGTGCTGCATCTTTGGCCCTTTACCATCCATGACCTCAGAGGCCTCGGAGCCAAGAAGTTCTACGGCAAGTTCTGTGCCGGCTCTCTCGACCACATCA GTATCCGTCAGCTCCAACTGATGCTGCTGAAAGTAAGTCTGATTCTGGGAGTGGAGATTCATGTCAACGTGGAGTTCATCAAACTTGTGGAGCCACCAGCCGAGCAGACGGATgaca gCCCTGGGTGGAGAGCAGATGTCCGGCCTTCCAGCCATCCCGTCTCGGACTTCAACTTTGACGTGGTGATTGGAGCCGACGGGCGCAAAAACACATTAGATG GTTTCACTCGCAAAGAGTTTCGTGGTAAGTTGGCCATTGCCATCACTGCAAACTTTATCAACAGGAATACCACAGCTGAGGCCAAGGTGGAAGAAATCAGTGGCGTGGCCTTCATCTTTAACCAAAAGTTCTTTCTGGAGCTCAAGGAGGAGACAG GAATCGACTTGGAGAACATAGTTTACTACAGAGACAACACCCACTACTTTGTCATGACAGCGAAGAAGCAGAGTCTGCTAGACAAAGGGGTCATCTTAAAT GACTATATAGAAACAGAGAGACTGCTGGGTGCTGACAACGTCAACCAGGAAGCATTGCTCTCCTATGCCCGTGAGGCAGCCGACTTTGGCACAAACTACCAGCTGCCATCCCTGGACTACGCCATCAACCACTACGGGCAGCCAGATGTAGCCATGTTTGACTTCACCAGCATGTACGCTTCAGAGAATGCTGCCTTAATCCGGGAGAAACATGGACGGCAGCTCCTTGTTGCGCTGGTGGGAGATAGTCTGCTTGAG CCCTTCTGGCCGATGGGTACAGGCTGTGCTCGGGGCTTTCTGGCAGCCTTTGACACAGCCTGGATGGTGAGGGGCTGGGCACAGGGCAAAAGCCCACTAGAGATACTGGCTGAGAg GGAGAGCATTTATAGACTGCTGCCTCAGACCACCACAGAAAACATCAGTAAGAACTTTGAACAGTACACCATTGATCCTGCTACTCGTTACCCCAACCTCAACTCCACCTGTGTACGCCCACATCAG GTTCGTCACCTGTACATTGATGGCCAACAGGACTTGTGTAACCTTGAAAGTGGAGGCCCCACACGTAGATCAGTCAACTTGTCCAGAAAAG AGTCTGAGGTGCGTCCTGGCCGCCTACTGACCTGGTGTCAGAAGCAGACCCAGGGCTACAGAGGAGTCCACGTCACCAACCTGACATCTTCCTGGAAGAACGGCCTGGCCCTCTGTGCTCTCATACACCACCACAGGCCTAGGCTTAT TGATTATGACTCTCTGAACGAGGAGGATGTTGCTGGGAATAATCAGTTGGCATTCGATGTGGCTGAGCGAGAGTTCGGTATCCAGCCAGTGACGACAGGAAAGGAGATGGCTACACAGGCTGAACCAGACAAGCTGCTGGTGGTCCTCTACCTCTCCAAGTTCTACGAGGCCTTTAGGAATTCCCCAATAAACAATG GTACAAGAGCACCAGATGAAAATAGTGAAGAATATTCATCGAAAACCAACCACAAAGTACTGAACACGCCTCAGCCCAGGAAGAGGGTACCCAGG GATGACAAGAAACTGGAAGACGATTCTGTCAACAAGAGACGGCGAAAGGGCAACCACTACCTCACTGAG TTGTCCTGTCACAGTGCGCCCCCTATTGGTGAGGATGGAGAGCTGCGGGAGAATAAGGTCCGCTCCATGGCAACTCAGCTGCTGGCCAAATTTGAGGAGAACTCATCAACAGCACAGACACGCAGCAAG GATGAGAGCCCATTTGAtccatcttcctctccttccaccACCCCGCTCCCTCTTtcagatgaggatgatgactatgatgaggaagaagaggagagggaggagagagaaaacccTCGTTTTGCAAAGCCCAAAGACAcaccctctccccctcctcctccttctgttcCTCCTGCTCACCCAAAATGGCAG CCCTCCATCTACCTTCGCTTATTGGAGGACCCCAGTTCTGTGGCTCAGCAGACTTGTTTCCTCTATTCCCCTAAAGCCTCCTTCTCTCAGGGTGACTGCAGTCGCTCTCGTTCCCCCTCACGCTCTAAGAGCCCCTTAAGTCCTCCCCGTTCTCCCAGTCCTAACGTTGATGAGCATTGCTATCCAGAACATCacttctctgcttctcctctttCAAGTGTTGATCTTCCCTCTCAGAGGTCAGAGGATCCAGTGCAGCAG AATAAAGCCCCGAAACTGTCTACTAGAGAATTTTCAGGGAGGAGTATAAAGGAGAGAGCGGCCCTCCTGTCCTCCATGTTTCCTGGCTCCAACAaacctccttcctctcttctttctcctctatctGACTCCAAG GTGAACGCATCCACTTCCTCCCCTTTttcttcacttcctcctccatctgccTCTGTATCCAAGAGCTCCACTGCTTACCCTGTTGTTCACCCTGTCCCTGACCCCACTGCCCAGGCTGGTTTCtcccctgtctcctctcctttgtACACTGCTGAACACAAAGACAAGATTCGGAAAGACACATCTACTCCCTCAATGTACACTGactgtgaaaaaacacagcaaaaaccCTCTCTTAATGTTGATTCCTCCTCCTTCAACAAAGCATCTGCTGCCCTTTCTTTGCCTTGCTGTGACAAGAGCCAGGAGATCTCTTCTCCCCAATCTGACACCAACTGTGAAAATGGAAACCTTCCAGTCTCTTTGCTGCACAAGTGCCTGAGGATATGTGAGAGTTCTCTGAATAAGAATCATAAATGTGAGCAGGAAGAGGGCCACAGAACTCTTGAAGAtagtaaattaaatgaactTGATCACATGAAG TGCAATGGGAGCTGTGCTCTTGAGAATCCCAGAAGAATCACTCAAGAGTCAGTCGTCTGCTCTGAGAGTTGTCAAACTGGAGCTCCTAGTTACACTAAAGAG CGTACAGTTGGAAAGGTATCATCAGCCATAGACGCTAAAGCTCAGATACTGGCTATCCTCTATGAGACAGACCACCGGCCCAATGCCATGCCG TGCGTGGCACGTAAGGACTTTCCTCCTGGGCTCGGCGGCAGTGACATCTGCCACTTCTGCACCAAGAGGGTGTATGTGATGGAGAGACTAAGCGCAGAGGGCTACTTCTTTCATCGGGAGTGTTTCCGTTGTGACGTCTGCAAGTGCACCCTCCGTCTGGGAGGACACACTTTTGATTCACAGGAGG CAAAGTTCTACTGCAAGATGCATTATGCCCAGCGCCAATCCAGCACTCACTTAAGCAGGTTCGGAAGGAGAATG AAGGACCATAGCTGTACCGCACCCTCGTCGCTGGACAACGGGAGCTACTCATCGTCGGGCAGCGTTCAGATCCAACTACCAG gTGGGGCATCCAGCTTGCAATCGGAGCAGCCTGATAACGATCAGAATGCAGTTCCTGAAGACACAGAAATGGCTGTAGATGCTCTGGATGCTTTCTGCATCGTGAAATCCACAGCACATGACACCACAGGGGCCAAAGGCCAAAGCCAGGACAGAACCAAAG GTCATTGTAAAATCAAAAAGAATAATAGATGGAAAAGCAAGATCCAAGCAC CCTTCAGCTTCATTAAGACCTTCCCAAAAAGCGGgccactggaaaaaaaagagggacaAGAGGGCGTCTCTGAAGCGGACTTTGAGGAGATCACAGAAGAAACCCAAACA AACTACGATGGCAGTTCTAAGGCATCTGCTGATGCCAAGCAACCTGCCGAGAGAAGTGAGAGTCATGAAGAAGGCTCAGCTACAGCACAGACAGTCTGCAGCTCGTCCACCCCGAAGAAACGCTTGATGATACCACTTTCTGAGAAAGAGAAGCTTCTAGACTGGGAAATGAAAGTCACATCAGAAGAAAATCCTATTAACACAAAGGCTACACAGCAACATGAAGACCAG GTaccagcagagacagaagcagaTAAGCTTCATAAAGACTCAAGCCAGGATGGAGAACCATCTCAGAGCCAAGCCTCTGCCTCGTCCCTCTCAGCTTTCCAGCTCATAGCCAACGCCTTCAGGAGGAAGTTTAGTGTGACCAATCCCTCCAGGAGCTCCAACACTGCAGTcataat GCGACCCACACGCGACAGGTCCCGCAAAAAAAGGCCCATGTCAGAGGGTGCGTTCAACCTTGGTTCCCTCTTTAGCACTGAGAGTTTGGAGCCATCTGGAGAGGAGAAGGCGGCAGCCAAGCCTGAATCTTGGTGGGCATCTATAGAGGCCGATCCATGGGGAGCGGGGCAAGACCTGCCCTCTTTGCTGCAGCAGGTGTCCCTAAAGGGCCAGAGGGACTCTGGAGGGGTGTTCTCTGACAACATGGGCTCATTGTCCCGTAAGAGGGTCAACCTCTTCTCTTCCCTGAGGCTGAAGAAGAGGGAGTTGTCTGACAGTGAAGGGAAAGACCACGAGAttcagaaggaaataaaaaccatCCTCACCAACCTCAGAAACAAAG CCTCTAGTCAACAGAATCTGGAGGAGTCTTCGTCCAGcgaggatgaaaatgaaaacctgaCATTCAATCACAAG CTGtgtgcagagagacagaggatgaaGCAGGAGAAGACGGTGGCGCAGCAGGCTAAAAGAGAACAGCTGAAGAGGCTTCATAGAGCTCAG ATGATCCAAAGACAACTTGAGGAAgttggagagaaacagagagaccTGGAGGAGAGGGGCGTGGCTATCGAAAAGATCATAAGAGGAGAAACGG ATTCATGTCAAACTCATGACAGTGATGAGACCCAGCTCTATCAGTCTTGGTTTAAACTTGTTCTGGAGAAGAACAGATTGGCTCGCTATGAGTCTGAACTCATGATCTT CGCCCAGGAGCTTGAACTGGAGGACACACAGAGCCGACTGCAACAAGATCTAAGACGCAGAATGGCAGTAGAAG ATACAAAGAAGAGTGCATCTGAGCTTCAGGAGGAGCAGGAAATTCTATCAGATATCATGAAGATGGTGGAGAAAAGAGACATGCTGGTCTCGATACTGGAGGAGCAGAGGCTGAAGGAGAGGGCTGAGGACAGGGACCTGGAGAGCCTCGTACTGTCCAAGGGATATGAATTCCACTGGGTCCAGGCAGATGACAGCTGGGAGCAGGAAAAACTGGACTGTGAGGACTGA